One window of Mucilaginibacter inviolabilis genomic DNA carries:
- a CDS encoding efflux RND transporter periplasmic adaptor subunit, with amino-acid sequence MLAVLAVAVSFLSACHSEEKEKESAEEQQQEAVETPSVELVAVKKGKLSGSVTIPGELIPYQQVDLYAKVNSYVKKLLVDIGSEVHQGQLLVVLEAPEINSQLAGAQSRIKQQEAIYYASKATYDRLVSTSKTPGTVSQNDLEQAEAKKNSDLANVEAAKSAYKEVAANLAYLEIRAPFDGVITSRNVNLGAYVGPGGKSADPLFTLQDQKRLRLVVSIPENSTGSLSNKSEVDFTVKALPNQKFTAQVKRLAGALDEKLRSERLEMDVYNKDKKLLPHMFAEVSVPLPGGDSAYVVPKTAVYTSTEKVFVIRVVNHKAQWVDAKKGLTSGDMMEVYGDLKPDDKLVKVASDEIRDGSTVKDK; translated from the coding sequence ATGCTTGCCGTATTAGCGGTGGCTGTAAGTTTCCTGAGTGCGTGTCATTCAGAAGAAAAAGAGAAAGAAAGTGCCGAAGAGCAACAACAGGAAGCGGTAGAAACCCCGTCTGTTGAGCTGGTTGCGGTTAAAAAAGGAAAGCTGAGCGGCTCGGTTACTATTCCCGGCGAGCTGATCCCTTACCAACAGGTTGACCTGTATGCTAAGGTGAATAGCTATGTGAAAAAACTGTTGGTGGATATTGGTTCCGAAGTTCATCAGGGGCAATTACTGGTTGTTTTGGAAGCCCCGGAAATTAACTCACAATTAGCAGGCGCGCAATCCAGAATAAAACAACAGGAGGCTATTTACTACGCCAGCAAGGCTACTTATGACCGATTGGTAAGCACCAGCAAAACTCCTGGTACCGTATCGCAAAATGACCTGGAGCAGGCCGAAGCCAAGAAAAATTCTGACCTGGCAAACGTAGAAGCTGCAAAATCTGCCTATAAGGAAGTAGCCGCTAACCTGGCTTACCTGGAAATACGCGCTCCGTTTGATGGCGTTATCACCAGTCGTAATGTAAACCTGGGTGCCTATGTAGGTCCGGGTGGTAAAAGTGCCGATCCATTGTTTACCCTGCAGGATCAGAAAAGGCTGCGTTTAGTAGTATCCATACCAGAAAACTCTACAGGTTCATTAAGCAATAAAAGCGAAGTGGATTTTACAGTGAAAGCATTGCCTAACCAAAAATTTACCGCCCAGGTGAAACGTTTGGCCGGTGCTTTGGATGAAAAGCTAAGATCTGAGCGTTTAGAAATGGACGTATACAATAAAGACAAAAAACTTTTGCCTCATATGTTTGCCGAGGTAAGCGTACCGCTGCCTGGTGGCGATAGCGCTTATGTAGTGCCTAAAACTGCTGTATATACTTCAACCGAAAAGGTGTTTGTAATAAGAGTGGTAAACCACAAAGCGCAATGGGTTGATGCCAAAAAAGGCTTAACATCGGGCGATA
- a CDS encoding efflux RND transporter permease subunit: MGMIKGALQKPITILVIVAGLFFFGINAVRTIKIDIFPDLNLPVIYISHPYGGFTPDQMEAYFGKQYVNLLLFVSGVKTIETKNVQGLTLIKVTFYEGTNMAQAAAEVTAFTNRAQSAFPQGSQPPFILRFDASTLPVGQLVLSSPTRSNNELLDFALVYVRSAFTSVPGLVAPAPFGGNQRTVVIKVDPGLLRSHNLTPDQIVAALRENNQNTPAGNVRIGDYNYLAPANTTIKKIPDFGNIPLYKNGVQTVFLHDVATVEDGADITNGYALINGKRSVYLPITKSATASTWDVVQNLKKALPRFQALVPDDVKLSFVFDQSVYVINAVKSLAEEGAIGAVLTGLMVLLFLGDKRGALIVILTIPTCIISAIFFLSLFGQTINIMTLSGLSLAIGILVDESTVTIENIHQHFDMGKPKALAIWDACKEIAFPKLLILFCILAVFAPAFTMKGIPGALFLPLALAIGFSMIVSYFLAQTFVPIMANWIMVNKHEDHSNPDGFALEDEGEPWEQKEKAMKRALEHTGKEVTRFDKFRDSFMRLMDRMMPNRKILVTIYVITACGLAFLLLNIIGRDVLPKVNSGTFQVRLRAPDGTRLERTEIEVVKAQRILGNIVGKNHIAITSTMVGTHPSSFSTNPIYMFMAGPQEAVMQVSLTEDYKVNLDDLKEKFRDSIAQRMPGIKISFEPIELTDKILSQGSPTPIEVALTGKNKKQNQEYAFKVLDKLKQIKYLRDAQIGQSFNYPSLDITIDRQRAAQLGVGLNDISRSLIASTSSSRFTEKNNWIDERAGLSYLVQVQIPEYQMASLNDVKEIPVLANQARPTLGDVADVKTGLANGEDDNIGAIPTLSVTANINKKDLGTATHDVQEAIKSIGKLPHGLTIEMRGLSQTLTDTLDSLQSGLVVAIIVIFLMLAANFQSFKMSFVVLSTVPAVLFGSLLLVKITGATLNLQSYMGMIMSVGVSISNAVLLITNAEELRKHNGDALKAAREAVALRLRPILMTSLAMVVGMIPMASGLGEGGDQTSPLGRAVIGGLIASTFAALLILPLVFAWVQGNASTQSVSLDPEDKESKFYVPLHHHEKA; encoded by the coding sequence ATGGGAATGATCAAAGGGGCGCTACAAAAACCAATTACCATATTGGTTATAGTTGCCGGACTGTTTTTTTTCGGGATCAATGCGGTACGTACCATCAAGATAGATATCTTTCCTGATTTGAACCTGCCGGTTATCTACATATCCCACCCTTACGGAGGTTTTACCCCCGACCAGATGGAGGCTTATTTTGGTAAGCAATATGTGAACCTGCTGCTCTTTGTTTCGGGTGTAAAAACTATCGAAACCAAAAACGTACAGGGTTTAACACTGATAAAAGTTACTTTTTACGAAGGTACCAATATGGCACAGGCCGCGGCGGAGGTCACGGCGTTCACCAACAGGGCCCAGTCGGCATTCCCGCAGGGCTCGCAGCCTCCGTTTATTTTGAGGTTTGATGCCTCCACACTACCCGTTGGTCAGTTGGTACTCAGTAGTCCCACACGGTCCAACAACGAGTTGCTTGATTTTGCGTTGGTTTATGTAAGGTCGGCATTTACATCAGTTCCCGGTCTGGTAGCACCGGCTCCTTTTGGTGGTAATCAGCGTACCGTGGTGATCAAGGTTGATCCGGGATTGCTGCGCTCGCACAATTTAACGCCTGACCAGATCGTGGCCGCTTTGCGCGAAAATAATCAGAACACCCCCGCTGGTAACGTACGTATAGGCGACTATAACTACCTTGCCCCAGCAAATACCACCATTAAAAAGATCCCCGATTTTGGTAATATCCCATTATACAAAAACGGTGTACAAACGGTTTTTTTACATGATGTGGCTACTGTGGAAGACGGTGCGGATATCACCAATGGTTATGCGCTTATTAACGGAAAGCGTTCGGTTTACCTGCCTATTACCAAATCGGCCACAGCCTCAACCTGGGATGTGGTTCAGAATTTGAAAAAAGCATTGCCTCGTTTCCAGGCCTTGGTTCCTGATGACGTGAAACTGTCGTTCGTGTTTGACCAGTCGGTTTATGTAATCAACGCGGTGAAAAGTTTGGCCGAAGAAGGCGCCATAGGTGCGGTACTAACCGGTTTAATGGTATTGCTGTTCCTGGGTGATAAACGCGGTGCATTAATCGTAATATTAACTATACCAACCTGTATTATATCGGCTATATTTTTCCTTTCGCTTTTCGGACAGACAATCAATATCATGACGCTGAGCGGTTTGTCGCTGGCCATTGGTATCCTGGTGGATGAGTCGACGGTAACGATCGAGAATATTCACCAGCACTTTGATATGGGTAAACCAAAAGCTTTGGCTATATGGGATGCCTGTAAGGAGATCGCTTTCCCTAAATTGCTGATCCTGTTTTGTATCCTGGCGGTGTTTGCACCGGCCTTTACCATGAAAGGCATTCCGGGAGCGTTGTTCCTGCCGCTGGCATTGGCTATTGGTTTCTCCATGATCGTATCATACTTCCTGGCGCAAACCTTTGTACCTATCATGGCCAACTGGATCATGGTGAACAAACATGAAGATCACAGCAATCCCGATGGTTTTGCTTTGGAGGATGAAGGCGAACCATGGGAGCAAAAAGAAAAGGCCATGAAAAGGGCTTTGGAACATACCGGTAAGGAAGTAACCCGTTTTGATAAGTTCAGGGATAGCTTTATGCGCCTGATGGACAGGATGATGCCTAACCGGAAAATTCTGGTGACCATTTATGTTATTACTGCCTGCGGTTTAGCCTTTTTACTCCTGAACATTATTGGCCGCGACGTATTACCTAAGGTAAACTCCGGCACCTTCCAGGTACGTTTACGTGCACCTGATGGTACCCGTTTGGAACGTACCGAGATAGAAGTGGTGAAAGCTCAACGTATATTGGGTAACATTGTAGGTAAAAACCATATTGCTATTACCTCTACCATGGTAGGTACACACCCTTCGTCGTTCTCTACCAACCCGATATATATGTTCATGGCCGGGCCGCAAGAAGCGGTTATGCAGGTGAGCTTAACCGAAGACTATAAAGTGAACCTGGACGATCTGAAAGAAAAATTCAGAGATTCCATAGCACAAAGAATGCCCGGCATAAAAATATCATTTGAGCCGATAGAATTGACAGACAAGATCCTGAGCCAGGGATCGCCTACGCCTATAGAGGTGGCTTTAACTGGTAAAAACAAAAAACAGAATCAGGAATATGCCTTTAAGGTGTTAGATAAATTAAAACAGATTAAATATTTACGCGATGCACAGATAGGTCAGTCGTTTAACTATCCATCATTGGATATTACTATCGACAGGCAAAGAGCGGCACAACTGGGTGTGGGTTTAAATGATATTTCCCGCTCATTGATCGCTTCAACCTCATCATCAAGGTTTACCGAAAAAAATAACTGGATTGATGAGCGTGCCGGCCTGAGCTACCTGGTACAGGTACAGATACCTGAGTATCAAATGGCCAGCCTGAATGATGTAAAGGAGATTCCTGTATTAGCTAACCAGGCACGCCCAACATTGGGTGATGTGGCTGATGTAAAAACCGGCCTGGCTAATGGCGAAGATGACAACATCGGCGCTATACCTACACTGTCGGTTACTGCCAATATCAACAAAAAAGATTTGGGTACAGCTACGCATGATGTGCAGGAAGCTATTAAATCCATCGGCAAATTACCGCACGGTTTAACTATTGAAATGCGCGGTCTGAGCCAAACGCTAACCGATACGTTGGATAGTTTACAATCGGGTTTGGTGGTAGCTATTATCGTGATATTCCTGATGCTGGCAGCCAACTTCCAGTCGTTTAAAATGTCATTCGTAGTATTATCAACGGTGCCGGCGGTATTGTTCGGATCGTTACTGCTGGTTAAAATAACCGGGGCAACGCTAAACTTACAATCGTACATGGGTATGATCATGTCGGTGGGTGTATCCATATCCAACGCGGTATTGCTGATAACCAACGCCGAAGAGTTGCGTAAACATAATGGCGACGCGTTGAAAGCCGCCCGCGAAGCTGTAGCTTTGCGTTTGCGCCCTATATTAATGACCAGTTTAGCGATGGTTGTAGGTATGATCCCGATGGCATCCGGCCTGGGTGAAGGTGGTGATCAGACATCGCCGCTTGGCCGCGCGGTTATTGGCGGACTTATTGCTTCAACATTTGCAGCCCTGTTAATATTACCATTGGTTTTTGCCTGGGTACAAGGTAATGCCAGCACACAATCAGTATCATTAGACCCAGAAGATAAAGAAAGTAAATTTTATGTCCCTTTGCATCATCATGAAAAAGCTTAA
- a CDS encoding TolC family protein: MYNLPSKQLLLFLGVLFVYQAQAQQKVLNIKDAEQMALANYGTIKSKANQLNAAKAYLKETRTEYLPDVSISAQQDYGTANGQNGPLYGYRGLSVASSGPAQAKQNWNAAFGSLYLSNVSWDFFSFGKSHERIKVQKNIVNREQADLTQEQFQHEVRVASTYLNLLAAQQLEKAQQDNLNRAMDLQKVVVARVRNGLNPGVDSALANAEVSNAKISLTNTQQTVQDQSNQLSVYLGIPAQDFLLDSAFVTKLPTTLEALSSVQLADHPQLRYLQNRIGVSDEQAKYLRTFSYPTFTLFGVYQGRGSGFNYDYTTNPNSVNSSYGAGANPTRYNYLFGVAMVWNITSPFRVHYQVQSQKYTSEQFKNDYDLVEQQLTAQLALAQTRIGNSLKNYREVPVEVSAASDAYKQKYTLYKNGLANIVDFTQALYTLNRAEVDRYIALNNVWQALLFKSAATGDFGIFINNF; this comes from the coding sequence ATGTATAATCTACCTTCAAAACAACTACTTCTGTTTTTAGGTGTTTTATTTGTCTACCAGGCTCAGGCTCAGCAAAAAGTTTTAAACATCAAAGATGCTGAACAAATGGCACTCGCTAATTACGGTACCATCAAATCCAAAGCTAATCAGTTAAACGCTGCTAAGGCATACTTAAAAGAAACACGTACAGAATATTTACCGGATGTAAGCATCTCGGCACAACAGGATTACGGAACTGCCAACGGTCAAAACGGACCTTTGTATGGTTACCGTGGTTTATCCGTAGCATCATCAGGCCCGGCCCAGGCCAAACAAAACTGGAACGCGGCATTCGGGTCATTGTATTTAAGCAATGTAAGCTGGGACTTCTTCAGCTTTGGCAAATCACATGAACGTATCAAGGTTCAAAAGAACATCGTTAACCGTGAACAAGCCGACCTTACACAAGAGCAATTTCAACACGAAGTTCGCGTGGCCAGCACCTATTTAAATTTACTGGCAGCCCAGCAATTAGAAAAAGCCCAGCAGGATAACCTGAATAGGGCCATGGATCTGCAAAAAGTGGTAGTGGCCCGTGTACGGAATGGTTTAAATCCGGGTGTCGATTCGGCTTTGGCCAACGCGGAGGTATCCAACGCCAAAATCTCGCTGACCAATACGCAGCAAACCGTACAAGATCAGAGCAACCAGCTTTCGGTGTACCTGGGTATCCCGGCGCAGGACTTTTTGCTCGATAGCGCTTTTGTTACCAAGCTGCCTACCACGCTGGAAGCCTTAAGCTCGGTACAACTGGCAGATCATCCGCAATTACGCTACCTGCAAAACCGCATCGGCGTAAGTGACGAACAGGCCAAATACCTGAGAACTTTCAGCTACCCTACATTTACCTTGTTTGGCGTATACCAGGGCAGAGGCTCTGGTTTTAATTATGATTATACCACCAACCCCAACAGCGTTAACAGCAGTTACGGTGCGGGCGCCAACCCAACCAGGTACAATTACCTGTTTGGCGTGGCCATGGTTTGGAATATTACCAGTCCGTTCAGGGTGCATTACCAGGTGCAATCACAAAAGTATACGTCAGAACAATTTAAAAATGATTACGACCTGGTGGAGCAGCAACTGACAGCACAGCTGGCACTGGCCCAAACCCGTATTGGTAACTCCTTGAAAAACTATCGTGAAGTACCGGTTGAGGTTTCGGCCGCGAGCGATGCTTACAAGCAAAAATATACTTTGTATAAAAACGGGCTGGCCAACATTGTTGATTTTACCCAGGCCCTTTATACACTGAACCGTGCCGAGGTTGATCGTTATATTGCCTTAAACAATGTATGGCAGGCCCTGCTGTTTAAATCGGCAGCTACAGGCGATTTCGGCATATTCATTAATAATTTTTAA
- a CDS encoding LysR family transcriptional regulator — protein sequence MNIALHHFRLVDTISKEGTLTKAAATLHLTQSALSHQLKELEKELDIEVFHREGKKLHLSEIGYRFLRSSEKIIAEIRSMEEDIRNYKNGKTGKLNISMQCYTAYHWLPGVIKDFKSQWPDIQINIVSDATRRPLEYLMRGDLDLGIVRTQMINTKITYEAIFEDRLNVILPIDHPLAKKDVINICDFQDQDLILALYDPSYQDTPLIETLIQDQHVKPKTLNRIHYTDATIEMVNAGLGISVMADWIVKPYLANRNVVAKPLHHSVAKRTWYAATCKDNPVIQNFLSCLKLYFAENQMCMEEEHFEELLEQVV from the coding sequence ATGAATATAGCACTCCACCATTTCCGCTTAGTTGATACCATATCAAAAGAGGGAACTTTAACTAAAGCAGCCGCTACGCTGCATCTTACCCAGTCGGCACTGAGCCACCAGTTAAAGGAACTGGAAAAGGAGCTGGATATCGAAGTTTTTCATCGGGAAGGCAAAAAATTACATTTGTCTGAGATTGGCTATCGCTTTTTGCGCAGTTCGGAGAAGATCATCGCCGAAATACGGTCGATGGAAGAGGATATCCGCAATTACAAGAACGGTAAAACCGGCAAGCTGAATATCAGCATGCAGTGCTATACCGCTTACCACTGGTTACCGGGAGTTATTAAAGATTTTAAAAGCCAATGGCCCGATATTCAAATCAATATTGTATCAGATGCAACCCGTCGCCCGCTGGAATACCTGATGCGTGGTGATCTTGACCTGGGCATCGTTCGCACCCAAATGATAAATACGAAGATAACCTATGAGGCTATTTTCGAGGACCGCCTGAATGTTATATTACCGATTGATCATCCGCTTGCCAAAAAGGATGTGATCAATATCTGCGATTTTCAGGATCAGGACCTGATCCTGGCTCTTTACGATCCCAGCTACCAGGATACCCCACTTATTGAAACCCTGATACAGGACCAACACGTAAAACCCAAAACACTCAACCGAATCCACTATACCGATGCCACCATCGAAATGGTAAATGCAGGACTAGGCATCAGCGTAATGGCCGACTGGATAGTAAAACCTTACCTGGCCAACAGAAACGTAGTAGCCAAACCCCTGCACCACAGCGTGGCCAAACGCACCTGGTATGCCGCTACCTGTAAGGACAACCCGGTTATCCAGAATTTCCTGTCGTGCTTAAAACTATATTTTGCCGAGAACCAAATGTGCATGGAAGAAGAACATTTTGAAGAATTACTGGAACAGGTGGTTTAA
- a CDS encoding glycosyl hydrolase family 8 — translation MFTIILKSPLSAAGEERVTKRSDGRVSQPAMPFPQHYPYTKGTIKPNHLSQQQLDKQVEAFYDQWKKRYVKPACSPDQYYIWFERKGKESVSEGQGYGMVITALMAGYDPSAQHTFDGLYQYYKAHPAKTSPYLMAWAQVKGCKDLDRSTATDGDMDIAYSLLLAAKQWGNTGSINYLHEAQNIIAAVMQHEINPKTYSVLLSDAIEYDSADYFDTRSSDFMPAHFKAFEATLHNGKWKSVTDNNYRLFEAVQARYSPDAGLVPDFIRGINKTPHPAQRNYLESPYDGYYNYNACRVPWRIASDYLLYGDKRSKTFVDKINHWIRETTQGNPDNISAGYTLAGNDIKGRYFEALSFIAPFAVSATVDQSNQQWLNKLWDYLVAFKLKDYDYYDNSIKMLDMIIVSGNYWKVS, via the coding sequence TTGTTTACGATCATTCTCAAATCCCCTCTTTCCGCCGCAGGCGAAGAGAGGGTGACCAAGCGCAGCGATGGTCGGGTGAGTCAACCCGCTATGCCCTTTCCTCAGCATTATCCCTACACCAAAGGCACCATAAAACCCAACCACCTATCCCAACAACAACTGGACAAACAGGTAGAGGCGTTTTACGATCAGTGGAAAAAACGCTATGTAAAACCCGCCTGTAGTCCAGATCAATACTATATCTGGTTTGAAAGAAAGGGCAAAGAGAGTGTATCCGAAGGCCAGGGTTATGGCATGGTCATTACTGCGCTGATGGCTGGTTATGATCCATCAGCGCAGCATACTTTTGATGGTCTTTACCAATATTACAAAGCACACCCCGCCAAAACTTCTCCCTACCTCATGGCCTGGGCCCAGGTGAAAGGTTGTAAGGATCTCGACCGCAGTACCGCTACCGATGGCGATATGGATATTGCCTATTCCCTGCTGTTGGCCGCCAAACAATGGGGCAACACCGGGAGCATCAACTATCTCCACGAAGCGCAAAATATCATAGCGGCCGTCATGCAGCACGAGATCAACCCCAAAACCTACTCTGTCTTGCTGAGCGATGCCATCGAATATGATAGCGCCGATTACTTCGACACCCGCTCATCCGACTTTATGCCGGCACATTTTAAAGCCTTTGAAGCCACTTTACATAACGGCAAATGGAAATCAGTAACTGATAATAATTATCGCCTCTTTGAGGCCGTACAAGCCCGATACAGCCCCGACGCCGGCCTGGTGCCAGATTTCATCCGCGGTATCAACAAAACCCCTCACCCGGCACAACGCAACTACCTCGAATCGCCATACGATGGTTATTATAACTACAATGCCTGCCGTGTACCGTGGCGCATTGCCAGCGATTATTTGCTGTATGGCGACAAACGCTCCAAAACTTTTGTTGATAAGATAAACCATTGGATCCGCGAAACCACTCAAGGCAATCCCGATAATATTTCGGCAGGATATACCCTGGCGGGTAATGATATCAAAGGGCGGTATTTTGAAGCTTTAAGCTTTATAGCCCCTTTCGCCGTATCAGCCACAGTTGATCAAAGTAATCAGCAATGGCTCAATAAGCTATGGGACTACCTAGTGGCCTTTAAACTCAAAGATTACGACTATTACGATAACAGCATCAAAATGCTGGACATGATCATCGTATCAGGCAATTACTGGAAAGTATCTTGA
- a CDS encoding helix-turn-helix domain-containing protein: MEQYEKMYLYKRIVQAKLFIDSHFSENIDVSNIADEACFSKYHFIRLFKSIYGKTPHHYLTQVRIDKARLLLAEGNSIMDVCASIGFDSPTSFTATFKKMVGKTPSVFQNSQKAKQQAISANPLSAVPNCFAESHGYIKK; the protein is encoded by the coding sequence ATGGAACAGTACGAGAAAATGTATTTGTACAAACGGATAGTACAGGCCAAGCTATTCATCGACAGTCATTTCTCCGAAAATATCGACGTTTCCAACATTGCCGATGAGGCCTGTTTCTCCAAATATCATTTCATCAGGCTTTTTAAATCCATATACGGCAAAACCCCGCATCATTATCTTACCCAGGTGCGGATAGACAAAGCCCGCTTATTACTGGCCGAAGGCAATAGCATCATGGATGTTTGTGCAAGCATCGGTTTTGACAGTCCTACATCATTTACAGCCACTTTTAAAAAAATGGTAGGTAAAACACCCTCAGTATTTCAAAACAGCCAAAAAGCAAAGCAGCAAGCTATTAGCGCCAATCCCTTATCTGCTGTTCCTAATTGTTTTGCGGAATCTCATGGGTACATCAAAAAATAG
- a CDS encoding VOC family protein yields the protein MITKVTHMCIYVLDQNRAYDFYVNKLGFKVHTDAPMGEGARWLTVTPPEQPELEITLFLVAEGGMFDKETVQTMTHLIQKGTFGAAVFTCHDLLATYEELKAKGVVFKKVPTKEFYGYEALFTDDSGNWFSLAQIES from the coding sequence ATGATCACCAAAGTAACGCACATGTGCATTTATGTTCTTGATCAGAACCGTGCATATGATTTTTATGTAAACAAACTGGGCTTTAAAGTACATACCGATGCCCCCATGGGCGAAGGTGCCCGCTGGCTCACCGTAACCCCGCCCGAACAACCCGAACTGGAAATAACCCTGTTCCTGGTTGCCGAAGGTGGCATGTTTGATAAGGAAACGGTACAAACCATGACCCACCTTATCCAGAAAGGAACGTTTGGGGCAGCCGTATTTACCTGTCACGACCTGCTGGCCACATACGAAGAATTAAAGGCCAAAGGCGTGGTATTCAAAAAGGTGCCAACAAAGGAGTTTTATGGCTATGAAGCCCTGTTCACAGATGACTCCGGCAATTGGTTTTCACTGGCACAAATTGAATCTTAG
- a CDS encoding DUF1569 domain-containing protein produces the protein MKSIFDQQTRDELINRVNSLNTGSKAQWGKMNVYQMVRHCSLWEDMMQGKQKYKQAFIGRIFGKMALRKVMKEESPLARNTPTLPELRITSNGDMGSERTAWITKIRNYANFSNPGFIHPFFGNMTEEQIGYMAYKHTDHHLRQFGA, from the coding sequence ATGAAATCCATCTTTGATCAGCAAACAAGAGATGAACTCATCAACAGGGTGAATTCATTAAACACCGGCAGCAAGGCGCAATGGGGCAAAATGAATGTATATCAAATGGTAAGGCACTGTAGTCTTTGGGAAGACATGATGCAGGGTAAACAGAAATACAAACAAGCATTTATCGGTCGTATTTTTGGCAAAATGGCCTTACGCAAAGTAATGAAAGAAGAATCGCCCCTGGCCAGGAACACTCCTACTCTTCCTGAACTTAGAATTACCAGTAATGGTGACATGGGATCGGAGCGGACAGCATGGATCACCAAGATCCGGAATTACGCCAATTTTTCCAATCCCGGTTTCATACATCCTTTTTTTGGTAACATGACCGAGGAGCAGATTGGATATATGGCTTATAAACATACCGACCACCATTTACGGCAGTTTGGGGCCTGA
- a CDS encoding YdeI/OmpD-associated family protein — MKQTIPSSNKELQVLSFKTSGQWEKWLDKNHENTDGIWLKIFKKDSGIKSINYAMALDVALCFGWIDGIKKKLDEVSFIQKFTPRRARSTWSYRNTEHIQRLVTSGKMRPQGIAQVDMAKADGRWEKAYAPQREVIIPEDFMEALNNNKKAKAFFDTLNKNNLFIIYYHLHQAKTPETRERRIQRFVAKLEQGEVSV, encoded by the coding sequence ATGAAACAAACAATTCCTTCATCAAACAAAGAGCTGCAGGTACTTTCTTTTAAAACCTCCGGACAATGGGAAAAATGGCTGGATAAGAACCATGAAAATACAGATGGCATCTGGCTGAAAATATTCAAAAAGGATTCGGGCATAAAATCTATCAACTATGCGATGGCCTTAGATGTCGCTCTTTGTTTTGGATGGATAGATGGGATTAAAAAAAAGCTGGACGAGGTATCCTTTATTCAAAAATTCACGCCCAGAAGGGCTAGAAGTACTTGGTCGTACCGGAACACAGAACATATCCAACGACTTGTCACCAGCGGAAAAATGCGTCCGCAGGGTATTGCGCAGGTAGATATGGCCAAGGCTGATGGTCGATGGGAAAAAGCCTATGCACCACAACGGGAGGTGATTATTCCCGAGGATTTTATGGAAGCGTTAAACAACAATAAAAAAGCTAAAGCCTTTTTTGATACCCTCAACAAGAATAATCTTTTTATCATATACTACCATTTGCATCAGGCCAAAACACCCGAAACAAGGGAAAGAAGAATTCAGCGGTTTGTAGCTAAGCTGGAACAGGGCGAGGTATCGGTTTGA